DNA from Synechococcus elongatus PCC 6301:
TTCCAGGGCAACCATCACATCGCTGGATTTGATCATGGTGTAGGCCTCCTGATCGACTTGTAGTTGTAGCCCTTCGACAGAAGCCCGAGTGATGACAGAAACGACTGTGACGTTTGGTGCAATTTCTAACAAAACTTCTGCATTCACCTGACCCATCTGAATCTGGCGAATGACAGCAGTAAAGACGTTGCGAGCGCTGACCCGCATCGGTCGAGGTCCGTCTTGACTGACTGGTTGATGATGGGAGGCTGGTGACGTCGGTGCAGAATTGGAAGGCGTTGAAGCTGATGGCAGCGATCGCACGAGTTCACGCAAAACATCGGTTTTAGATCGTTGAGTCTGTTCGCAATAGTTCTCTAAAAGTTGTTGCTCAGCACTGGGTAGCTGAAAGGTAATCCAGCCCTGATCTTTGCGCGGCATCCTGAATACCAATAGAGTTGGTAAGATCTTGACATAGGGTTAGTAGCTCTTCCATGATTGAGTAATTAGTGAAGAAAAATCGTCAACCCAATGGGTGCTCAGCGCTGGCGATATGGTCTGCTTGCGGGACTTGTAGCGATCGCCTGCACCATTGGATTTCCACCCTTTTTGTCCCTCCTTGCCCCTCAGTTATCTCCGCCTGCGAAGGGGTCGGAACTCCTTGTGGCGGCAGCGGCTAGTTTGCAAAATCCCTTGCAGGAGATTACGACACTCGAGTCTGTCGATGCTCCCAAAATGACAGTTCGCTACACCTTTGCAGCCTCTGGAGCACTACAGCGACAGATTGAACAAGGCGCACCGATTGATGTCTTTATTTCTGCTGCCCAAAAGCCTATGCAGCTTCTGCAAAAACAAGGCTTAGTTTTACCAGAGACTCAAACAGAACTGCTCACGAATCAACTGGTTTTAATTGTTCCTAAGATTGCCGATAGCAATATCACGTCTTTTCAAGACCTCTTAAAACCGACTATTCAGCGCCTTGCGATTGGCGAGCCTCGGAGTGTTCCTGCTGGCCAGTATGCGATTGAAGTCTTGCAAAACCTTGGCATTCTTGATCAACTGCAGTCCAAGCTTGTACTCAGCAATAATGTCAAAGCAGTGTTGACAGCCGTTGAGACCGGTAACGTTGATGCTGGGATTGTTTATCTCACGGATGCACAAGGCTCTAATCAAGTCATTGTGACTTGCACGGCAGACCCAGAGCTACACTCGCATATCATTTACCCTGTTGCAGTCCTTCGATCGAGTCAATCCATTCCTCAAGCCAAGCAATACCTCAAATTCCTCAAGGGTGAGCTTGCGCAGGCAGTTTTTAAACGCTACGGATTTGGAGTCCCAGCTGCTTGACTGAGGTATTGAGCCTTCTGACCCCCCTGTGGGTTTCCCTCAAAGTCGCTCTCTCATCAACCCTAGTTGTGTTGGGAGTTGGGACCTTAGCGGGCTATCAGATGAGTCGCTATCGAGGGCGATCGCGATCGCTGATTGAGGGTTGTTTAATTGCACCGCTGATTATGCCGCCAACGGTCGTCGGCTTTATTCTATTGATGGTGTTGGGAAAGAGTAGTGTGATCGGGCAGTTTCTTGCTCGTTATGATTTGCAAATTATTTTCACGACTACCGGAGCTGCGATCGCAGCTAGTATTGTTGCTTTCCCATTAATGTATCGAGCGGCTCTGGGAGCATTTGAGCAAATTGATGCCCTCCTTCTCGATGCGGCTCGCTTGGATGGAGCTTCAGAGGTAGAAGTGTTTTTCTGTATTGCCCTGCCTTCAGCCTGGCCTGGCATCCTAGCAGGAACAGTGCTGACCTTTGCACGGGCCTTGGGTGAATTTGGAGCAACGCTGATGGTTGCTGGGAATATCCCCGGTCAAACACAAACGATGCCGATGGCCATCTACTTTGCAGTGGAAGCGGGTCAAACTCAAGAAGCTTGGTTTTGGACAGTGATCATTTTGGGTACGGCCTATTGCGGCATTGTTGCTGTCAATGCTTGGCAAGCCTTACGCTAGAACCGTATTCCTGCAGTCACGATCTGGCGGGATTGAATCACAGGCGATCGCCCTAATGCCCAGCGCTGTTCTCGACCTGAAATTTAAGATTTGGCGGCAGGCATCTGCGCAAGCTACAGGTCAGTTCAAAACCTATGCGTTGCAGCAAGCCTCCGCCGATCTATCTCTGCTGGAGGCTCTCGACTCTTTGAATGAGCAGCTAATTACTCAAGGGGAAGACCCGATCGCTTTCGACCACGATTGTCGAGAGGGAATTTGTGGGTCCTGTGGATTTTTGGTGAATGGGCAAGCCCATGGGCCACTAGCCGGTACCAGTGTTTGTCAACTCTATCTGCGTCACTTCCAGTCTGGCGATTGTCTGACGCTAGAACCTTGGCGGGCTCAGGCGTTCCCCTTGGTTAAAGACTTAGTTGTCGATCGTAGTGCTCTCGATCGCATCATCCAAGCAGGAGGATACTGCTCGGTCAACACGGGGAATGCACCTGAGGCCAACGCAATTTTGATTAGTCAGGCGGAGGCTGCTCAAGCCTTTGATGCCGCCGTTTGTATTGGTTGTGGAGCTTGTGTCGCTGCCTGTAAAAATGCTTCTGCCAGCTTGTTTACTGCAGCTAAACTGGCGCACTTATCGCTGCTCCCCCAAGGGCAACCCGAGCGATCGCAGCGCGTCTTAAACCTCGTTACCCAGATGGAAGCAGAGGGCTTTGGCAGTTGCAGCAGCCTCTTGGAATGTCAGGCCGTTTGTCCCAAGGAAATCTCCGCCGACTGGATCAGCCGTATGCAACGTCAATACTGGCAAGCCCTCTGGCAGCAACGTTAAGACTGGATCAGTAAATCCTAGGATTCAGTTGTTCTAGAGACTCGAGTACATTAATTAGCGCTATGAAGTTGTCGCCCGAGCTATAGCTGCGCTAGGCTTGCAGCAACTTTTGATGCTTTCACATGGATCTACTATCAAATTTGCGGCGATCTTCGATTGTCTTGAACCGATTTTATGTGAAGTCATTAAGTCAGTCAGATTTGACTGCTTACGAGTATCGGTGCATTTTTAAAAAGACTCCAGAGCTAGGAGATGAGAAACGTTTACTGGCTAGCATTTGCTATAAGTTAGGTGCAATCGCCGTCAGGATCGGCAGCAATATTATCACCAAAGAAGCCGTTAGACCCGAAAAATTACAGGGGCATGATTGGCAACTTGTACAAATGGGAACTAAACAGCTCGATTGCCGTAATGACGCTCATCGATGTGCTTTGGAAACCTTTGAGCGGAAATTTTTAGAAAGAGACTTGTCTGCTAGTTCTCAAACAGAGGTCCGAAAAGCAGCTGAAGGGGGATTGATTTGGTGGGTAGTAGGAGCCAAAGGTATTGAAAAAAGTGGCAACGGTTGGGAAGTTCATCGCGGTCGAAGAATTGATGTCAGTCTAGATGCCGAAGGGAATCTCTATCTAGAAATTGATATCCATCATCGCTTCTATACTCCTTGGACGGTTCATCAATGGCTAGAACAATATCCAGAGATACCTCTCAGCTATGTTCGCAATAACTATCTTGATGAAAGGCATGGGTTTATCAATTGGCAATATGGCAGGTTCACTCAAGAGAGGCCGCAAGATATTTTATTAGATTGTTTAGGAATGAGTTTGGCAGAATATCATCTTAATAAAGGCGCCACAGAAGAGGAAGTACAGCAGTCTTATGTAGTCTATGTCAAACCTATTAGCTGGCGAAAAGGTAAGCTAACAGCCCATCTCTCACGCAGGCTATCGCCCAGTCTGACCATGGAGATGCTCGCCAAAGTGGCAG
Protein-coding regions in this window:
- a CDS encoding TOBE domain-containing protein produces the protein MPRKDQGWITFQLPSAEQQLLENYCEQTQRSKTDVLRELVRSLPSASTPSNSAPTSPASHHQPVSQDGPRPMRVSARNVFTAVIRQIQMGQVNAEVLLEIAPNVTVVSVITRASVEGLQLQVDQEAYTMIKSSDVMVALED
- the modA gene encoding molybdate ABC transporter substrate-binding protein; translation: MGAQRWRYGLLAGLVAIACTIGFPPFLSLLAPQLSPPAKGSELLVAAAASLQNPLQEITTLESVDAPKMTVRYTFAASGALQRQIEQGAPIDVFISAAQKPMQLLQKQGLVLPETQTELLTNQLVLIVPKIADSNITSFQDLLKPTIQRLAIGEPRSVPAGQYAIEVLQNLGILDQLQSKLVLSNNVKAVLTAVETGNVDAGIVYLTDAQGSNQVIVTCTADPELHSHIIYPVAVLRSSQSIPQAKQYLKFLKGELAQAVFKRYGFGVPAA
- the modB gene encoding molybdate ABC transporter permease subunit yields the protein MSLLTPLWVSLKVALSSTLVVLGVGTLAGYQMSRYRGRSRSLIEGCLIAPLIMPPTVVGFILLMVLGKSSVIGQFLARYDLQIIFTTTGAAIAASIVAFPLMYRAALGAFEQIDALLLDAARLDGASEVEVFFCIALPSAWPGILAGTVLTFARALGEFGATLMVAGNIPGQTQTMPMAIYFAVEAGQTQEAWFWTVIILGTAYCGIVAVNAWQALR
- a CDS encoding succinate dehydrogenase/fumarate reductase iron-sulfur subunit, with the translated sequence MPSAVLDLKFKIWRQASAQATGQFKTYALQQASADLSLLEALDSLNEQLITQGEDPIAFDHDCREGICGSCGFLVNGQAHGPLAGTSVCQLYLRHFQSGDCLTLEPWRAQAFPLVKDLVVDRSALDRIIQAGGYCSVNTGNAPEANAILISQAEAAQAFDAAVCIGCGACVAACKNASASLFTAAKLAHLSLLPQGQPERSQRVLNLVTQMEAEGFGSCSSLLECQAVCPKEISADWISRMQRQYWQALWQQR